ACTGTATTTAATCTTCTTTTCCACCTCCTGatccctttcttctcttctattTTTGCACCTGTATTCCCTTTCACGTTTATACTGACACTGTTATCCAGACTCACTTGTGATGAATTTAAGTGTAATGTAAAAATAGTGCAAATTAAATATGCGAAAGAAGCAGTTACTCCCAcctgactttctctctctctctctgcagctacCCCAGCAGCCTACCACCATCATACAACAGCTGCCACAACAACAGCCTCTGATTACTCAGATTCCACCACCTCAGCCATACCCTGCACCACGCTCAGGCAGCATCAAAGAGGGTATGCAACAGAAAAGATGTATCTTTTTCTAAGTCCTCCCTGTATTCATATGTTTGCATGTATTTTGTGTGTAGACATGGTGGAACTGATGCTGATGCAAAATGCCCAGATGCACCAGATCATCATGCACAATATGATGCTGAAAGCCATCCCTCCTATGGCTCTATCACCACCTGGAGGGCTCAGTCACTGTTCCCCTTCGACTACATATCATGGGCAGGTACCGACACTCTCTGACTCATAAAGACAAAGTCGACAAAACTTCCCCGTCTCTTAACAAAGTCTCAAATCTTGTATTTTTAGGATAGTTACCAAAGCAACCCTATTTTTGTAAGGCCAGATGTCAAACCAAGGGGAAGCGctgtccatcatcatcatcactatggTTCTAACCCTCCAGCACCACAGCTGCCTCCTATCAGCCACCCTACATGGCTACCAGGGGTGCCATACGTGCCTGCAGGACAAGCAGGAGGACAtctaccctcctcctccacctccatacACCATGCAACGGCCCCTTTTACACTCCCACCGC
This DNA window, taken from Larimichthys crocea isolate SSNF chromosome XXIV, L_crocea_2.0, whole genome shotgun sequence, encodes the following:
- the cxxivh21orf58 gene encoding uncharacterized protein C21orf58 homolog isoform X2; its protein translation is MDDRAESAQSARSYDGQFDQLQRALRRKQELLQRLREEHMLEDLHRPHTWGGTRRHHKPHFFTAPQPPPPPLPLYQPAHVLTSLLPPPPAPPQPPRIIQQTLPQQPTTIIQQLPQQQPLITQIPPPQPYPAPRSGSIKEDMVELMLMQNAQMHQIIMHNMMLKAIPPMALSPPGGLSHCSPSTTYHGQDSYQSNPIFVRPDVKPRGSAVHHHHHYGSNPPAPQLPPISHPTWLPGVPYVPAGQAGGHLPSSSTSIHHATAPFTLPPLNVTDPLLSLK
- the cxxivh21orf58 gene encoding uncharacterized protein C21orf58 homolog isoform X1, translated to MQTFQHGGSMVDQMTRLQLKLLEKRLENQKHNMDDRAESAQSARSYDGQFDQLQRALRRKQELLQRLREEHMLEDLHRPHTWGGTRRHHKPHFFTAPQPPPPPLPLYQPAHVLTSLLPPPPAPPQPPRIIQQTLPQQPTTIIQQLPQQQPLITQIPPPQPYPAPRSGSIKEDMVELMLMQNAQMHQIIMHNMMLKAIPPMALSPPGGLSHCSPSTTYHGQDSYQSNPIFVRPDVKPRGSAVHHHHHYGSNPPAPQLPPISHPTWLPGVPYVPAGQAGGHLPSSSTSIHHATAPFTLPPLNVTDPLLSLK